The segment AACTGCTGGCATGATTTTACCCCGCCATATTTATGAAAAATATAATGGAGAAAAGGCGAGAGAAGCTCCAGCAAATTTAATTCCTATTGGCACTGGCCCCTATAAAGTAGTAGAATTTAAGCCTGGGGATGTAGTCGTTTATGAACCCAATTCTTACTTTAGAGATGCGGATAAAATTGCCTTTAAACGTATCGAATTAAAAGGAGGAGGAGACGCAACCTCAGCAGCGCGAGCAGTCTTACAAACAGGAGATGCAGACTATGGTTATAATTTACAGGTAGAGTCCCCAATTTTAAAACAATTAGAAACAGGAGGAAAAGGGAAAATTTCCTCAGTTTTAGGAAGCTTAAGTGAGCAAATTCAATTCAATTTTTCTGACCCCAATAAAGCAACAGCAGATGGTGAAAAATCAAGTATTATAAATTCCCATCCCTTCTTTAGTGATAAAACCGTCAGAGAAGCTTTTAGTTTAGCGATTGATAGAGATACCATTAGTAATCAATTATATGGGGTAACAGGCAAACCAACAGCTAACTTTTTAATCTTACCCCAAGAGTATAATTCCCCAAATACTTCCTATCAGTTTAACCTAGAAAAAGCCAATGAATTACTAGATAAAGCGGGATGGAAAGATACTAATAATGATGGCACAAGAGATAAAAATGGTGTAGAGATGAAGGTGGTTTTTCAAACCTCAGTAAACCCCTTACGTCAAAAGACCCAAGAAATTGTTAAAGAGGGATTACAATCGATTGGTATTGGAGTAGAATTAAAGAGTATTGATCCGAGTATTTTCTTCTCTAGTGATCCGGCAAATAATGACACAGTTGAGCATTTTTATGCAGATTTACAGATGTTTACAACGGGAAATGATAGTCCAGATCCTAGTAACTATATGAAAAATTATACTTGTGATGAAATCCCTCAAAAAGCCAATAATTGGTCAGGGGATAACTATTCTCGTTATTGTAACCCTGAATACGATAAATTATGGGTAGCAGCAACTAAAGAATTAGATCCCAAGAAACGACAAGAAATGTTGATTAAAATGAATGATATACTAATCAATGATTTTGTGGTAATTCCTTTAGTGCATCGTGCGGATGTTGCTGCGATTAGTAACCGGTTACAAGGGTTTGAATTAACCCCTTGGGATCGCAATACTTGGAATATTAAAGATTGGCAGATTAAATAATATTAATGTAGGGTGGGTTAGACGGTTAAAAGTTAGGCTATTGTAAAAATCTGAGAATCCGTCGTAACCCACCATTTCAGAGAGACAAATCTAGTATAAAGGATAAAAACTCATGAAAAATCAGCAATTAATAGAAACAATTAATCAAAATTTGCAACAGTTACCAGAAGACAAATTGAATCAGGTGGCTACTTTTGTTGAAGAATTATTGATAAAATCTGATTACTCTAGTGAGAAAAAACAATTGATTCGTTCTCTTAAAGGAAAATATGTAAACTCTTTAACTTTAAGTGATATCTTTATTGAAGAAAAACAAAAAGAAATTGATTGGGAAGATCGAAATCTATGAGAGTTATCTTAACTAATATTAATTAACAATGACTCAATATTTAATTAAACGCCTATTAATTGCCATCCCCACCTTAATTGCCATTAGTCTAGTCCTCTTTACTATATTAGCATTAGCTCCAGGAGATCCCCTCGGAGAATTTGCCTCTAACCCTTCCATTACCGAAGAAGTCAGAGAAAACATCCGCAAAACATTAGGATTAGATCAACCCATTTATATTCGTTATTTTAAATGGTTTTTTGCCTTTATCAAAGGAGATTTAGGCTATTCTTTTACCAGTCGTAGTCCTGTTTTAGACCTCATATCACAACGTCTTCCTACCACCTTATGGGTTGTGGGAACCGCCTATATTTTCAGTGTATTAATCGCCTTTCCTTTGGGAGTAATTTCTGCTATTAAACGTTATTCTTGGTTAGATCAAATTATTACCACCTTTGCTTTTTTAGGCTATTCCTTGCCAACCTTTTTAACTGGATTATTATTTATTGTTCTTTTTAGCGTCCAATTAAACTGGTTTCCCTTCATTTATAACAGCACCTTACAAATTACTGATTTTTCTAGCTTTCTTGAACAAATAAAACAGTCAATCATGCCGATTTCTGTGTTAGCATTATATCAATCTGCTGTTTTAATGCGCTTTATTCGTTCCGCTATTTTAGATGAATTAACCAATGATTATGTGCGGACTGCCCAAGCCAAAGGATTAACCAATTTTGCCATCTTAAAAGACCATATTATCCGTAATGCTTTAATTCCTGTTGTAACATTAATTGCCCTAGATATTCCCACAATTTTTACAGGAGCATTAGTCACAGAACAAGTCTTTAGAGTCCCTGGAATTGGGGCATTATTAATTGATTCAATTTACCGCAGTGACACTCCTGTTGTTATGGGAATTACCTTCATTTATGGGATTTTAATTGTTATTTTTAACTTAATTGCTGATCTAACTTATGGATTTCTTGATCCAAGAGTAAGATATTAACAGTAGCATAACCCTCTAGGTTGTAACAGACAGGATGCCTGGGTTACATTATTCACAATTTATTTAGAAAGCCTATATATTTTGGGCTTAAGTAAAGATATTTATCAAAATCTGTAGGTTGCCCTTTATTTCCCTAATAATAGAAGTAGGAAAATAAAGGAGAAAATTCCGATGAATGCGATATCTGAACGTCGTTGGAAGTTTCTTAGCTGGACAAGCATAGTCATGTTTGCGCTAGGGTTCTGGCTAAGTGGCAGTTTAATTCTTGATTTTGTGGTTGTTCCTGGTTTATCTTTATCAGGTATGATGACTCAGGGCGGTTTTGCCAGTGCGGGCTATATTATTTTTGGATTATTTAACCGCATTGAGTTAGTTTGTGCAGCCCTTGTTTTAACGGGATTTTTAGTATTCCGTCGCCATCATACCTTCATAAATATTCAAGAACGTTGGTCAATCATTTTAGCCAGTGTTTTGCTAGGAATTGCCCTCATTTATACTTATTTTTTAACCCCAGAAATAAGTGCCTTTGGCTTACAAGTCAATCCCTTTGAAGCTACTAATACCATGCCATCTGCGATGATTTCTCTCCATTGGAGTTATTGGATGCTAGAAATCCTTAAGCTGGCCATTGGTGGAACTTTGCTAAGCTGGTGTTATCGAGATTCTTGTGAATTGAGATAAAGTTAATCCTTGAATCAGTTAAAAATTTCCTCTCAGTTTGGGGGGATTTTTTGTAAGATGGAAGTAAAATAAAAGACCTGTTCTTTTAATAACGCCCTGTAGGGATAATTCATGAATTATCCCTACCAAAAGCTAAATTTACTGAATATTTTCTATGACTCAAAAACTAGCATTTATTGGATTAGGTTTAATGGGGGGGTCAATGACTGCTAATTTGGCCCAAAAAGGCTTTTCTGTTAACGCTTGGAATCGTACCCCAAACCGCCCTGGTGTCACCCTTGTGAAAGAAGCGGGAGCAACCCTAGTTAATTCAATTCAAGAAGCAGTAGAAACGGCTGATATTATCTTTACTTGTGTGGGAGATGTCCCTGATGTTGAGCAAGTAATTTTAGGGGAAAATGGCGTGATAAAATTCGCAAAATCTGGAGCCTTAGTGGTTGATTTTAGCACCATTGGCACTCAGGCAGCGCGTCAAATTGGGACTCAATTAAAACAGCAAAATTTTCGCTTTTTAGATGCCCCAATTTCTGGGGGAGATGTGGGGGCAAAACAAGGCACATTAACCATTATGGTTGGCGGAGAAAAAGCTGATTTTGAGGAATGTTTACCCTATTTTGAAGCCATGGGAAAAACCATTCGTTACTGTGGTCCAACGGGTAATGGACAAGCGGTTAAAATGTGTAATCAAGCCCTCTGTGCTGTTCACATGATGGCTTTATGTGAAGCCATAAAAATGGCAGAAAAACAAGGAATTGATCCCAATTTGATGATAGAAGTTTGTCAGACAGGGGCGGCAAGTTCTTGGGCGTTAGCCAATTTAGGCCCGAAAATTGTAACATCAGATTTAGCTCCGGGATTTGCCATTAAACACCTGCTCAAAGATTTACGTTTGGTACAAGAAATCATGGCAGAATCTCACACTAATTTACCAGGAGTTGTTCTAGCTGACGGCTTTTTAAAAAAAGTTGCTGAGATGGATAATGGAGAAGGAAAAGAACAAGGAACACAAGCCATGATTCGTTATTATAACAAGTAAATGAATATGAATAATTATGAGCAATTATTTAACACCATAGAAACATTAGTCTTTCATCATTCCCCTAGTGGTGTTGAAACGGAAATTGATATCTTTTTATTAGAACAGTTTAAGAATTTAGGGGTAGAAACTTGGCAGGATAAAGCGGGTAATATTATCGCTAAAATTCCTGGTCAAGACTCAACAAAAAGCATTGCTATTACTGGTCATAAAGATGAAATTGGCGCAATTGTGAAATCCTTAGAGCCGAATGGATGTTTAAAAATTCGTAATTTAGGGGGATCTTTTCCTTGGATTTATGGGGAAGGAGTTGTGGATATTATTGGGGATAATGAGACAATTCAAGGCATTCTTTCCTTTGGTTCTCGTCATGTTTCCCATGAGTCCCCGCAAAAATTTCAACAAGAAAATGTACCGTTAAGATGGGAAAATGTTTGGGTAGAAACGAAATGCAGTATTGAAGAATTAGCCCTAGCAGGTATTCGTCCAGGTAGTCGGGTTGTGGTGGGGAAACATCGTAAAAAACCCATTAGAATTAAAGATTATATTGGTAGTTATACCTTAGATAATAAAGCCTCTATTACGATTTTATTGGCTTTAGCTCAACAAGTTAAAAACCCGCCCATTGATGTTTATTTAGTGGCTTCTGCTAAAGAAGAAGTTGGGGCTATTGGTGCGCTTTATTTCAGCCAAAATCATCGGTTAGATGCTTTAATAGCCTTAGAAATTTGTCCCCTTGCCTCGGAATATCCGATTCAATCAGGAGAAAATCCGGTTTTATTATCTCAAGATGGCTATGGAATTTATGATGAAGGGTTAAATCAAGAATTATTAGAAGCAGCGACAATAGCTAATATTTCTATTCAGTTTGCTGTAATTAGTGGGTTTGGTAGTGATGCGTCTATTGCCATGAAATTTGGTCATGTTTCTCGTGCTGCTTGTTTAGGGTTTCCCACTCAAAATACTCACGGATTTGAAATTACTCATCTAGGAGCGATCTCTAATTGTATTACGTTACTAAAAACCTATTGTTATCATGTCTAGCTTGCTAATTTTCAAAGGAAAAGTTCTTTATTTGACTAACCATTGGTATGCTAACTTAATCTTTCCTTTAGTTCAGGTTAAAAAACTTTTACAAACCATTTATTATTTTATTTTACATTTGATCTGGTCTGAATTAATTCATGGCAACAAGCTAGATAATGAAATTGCTCATTTAATTGCTTTTTTGCTTTTTTGTTCCCTCTCTTTAGGGATTTATTATCTAAAAAATTACAATCAGTTAATTATCTTAATTTTTTTAGGGATTTATTATCTAGATCGCTGGATTTCTCAACATCAATATTTGCGCCAAAATCATCAAGTTAATGTCACCCTTGTTCAATCTAATTCAGAGAGAATTATTTGGACTTTATCTTTACCCAAAAATCAATTAAAATCTAAATTTTTAAATAATCAAGTTAATTATATTTCTCTAGGTAAATTTTCAGTATTTGGAGGAGCTTTTCAAGAAGTTTTAGGAGAAATTTGGCGAATAGAAATTTGTCTTTATGATGGCAATAGCTTGATTATTGATGAACAAAAATCCCTAGATTTAGCTATGGAGTTAGCTAAAAAGATGGCTGATTATTTTAAAGTTAAAATTCAGATTCAAAAAACCCAAGGAAATAATCAATATGCAGAACAATCCTTTGATATGCAATCCTTATATTCTTGGATGAGACAGAATAAATTATCCATAAAATGTCAAAAGAATGCCCAGAAATGGCATATTTATTCACAGTGGCAATGGGCAAATTCTTGGATATTGATCAAACAAGTTTTTCAAAAAGCAGGATTTTTTCTTTTTTTACTAATCATGAGTAAATTTATGATTCAATTTGGAGAGTTATTAAATAATATTATTGCTGCTTTTCAAGGCCAAGACGTGATTATTTACTTCCCTTCTCCCCTGGAATGGTTTAAACCTAATTGGAATTGGCGTAATGGGTTAGCATTAACCATAGCTTTAGGAATTATGGTTTATCAAGGATGGCAACTCAGTCGAGTAAAACATATCTATCTCGATAAATATTATTTAAAATTTTTTATTGATAATCAACTTATGAACAAAATCAAAATTTCAGACATTGAAACAACTTTATTAATTAATAATGATGAACCAGAAATTTTAATATTCAGCCCGAAAAAAACTATCCATATTTCTCAATTTCAGGAAGAAAGTAACGCACAAGCATTTTGGGGATATCTCGATCAAGGAATTAACTTTTTTCAGGGTAATTCTTCTCTTAATTAATAATTCTATCACTAATTCATGAATTACCCCTGCAGCTAGATTCTTTGCCTAACTTCAGTGTAATAGCCCACACACTTGCTTTTTTGTAGTATATGTAGTATAATGCAATTTATG is part of the Crocosphaera sp. UHCC 0190 genome and harbors:
- a CDS encoding peptide ABC transporter substrate-binding protein; its protein translation is MLEKQFNNFSLILLLFLSLSSTFFLSACNPKQETVTNSQTQNDTLKLLYWQAPTILNPHLSTGFKDSEASRITLEPLATYDKNGVLIPFLALEIPSLENGGVAKDGKSVTWKLKQDIKWSDGTPFTAADVVFTYQFLANPKVGANSAGNYEIVEQVEALDDYTVKVTFKTVNPAWYLPFVGTAGMILPRHIYEKYNGEKAREAPANLIPIGTGPYKVVEFKPGDVVVYEPNSYFRDADKIAFKRIELKGGGDATSAARAVLQTGDADYGYNLQVESPILKQLETGGKGKISSVLGSLSEQIQFNFSDPNKATADGEKSSIINSHPFFSDKTVREAFSLAIDRDTISNQLYGVTGKPTANFLILPQEYNSPNTSYQFNLEKANELLDKAGWKDTNNDGTRDKNGVEMKVVFQTSVNPLRQKTQEIVKEGLQSIGIGVELKSIDPSIFFSSDPANNDTVEHFYADLQMFTTGNDSPDPSNYMKNYTCDEIPQKANNWSGDNYSRYCNPEYDKLWVAATKELDPKKRQEMLIKMNDILINDFVVIPLVHRADVAAISNRLQGFELTPWDRNTWNIKDWQIK
- a CDS encoding ABC transporter permease, whose amino-acid sequence is MTQYLIKRLLIAIPTLIAISLVLFTILALAPGDPLGEFASNPSITEEVRENIRKTLGLDQPIYIRYFKWFFAFIKGDLGYSFTSRSPVLDLISQRLPTTLWVVGTAYIFSVLIAFPLGVISAIKRYSWLDQIITTFAFLGYSLPTFLTGLLFIVLFSVQLNWFPFIYNSTLQITDFSSFLEQIKQSIMPISVLALYQSAVLMRFIRSAILDELTNDYVRTAQAKGLTNFAILKDHIIRNALIPVVTLIALDIPTIFTGALVTEQVFRVPGIGALLIDSIYRSDTPVVMGITFIYGILIVIFNLIADLTYGFLDPRVRY
- a CDS encoding NAD(P)-dependent oxidoreductase; this encodes MTQKLAFIGLGLMGGSMTANLAQKGFSVNAWNRTPNRPGVTLVKEAGATLVNSIQEAVETADIIFTCVGDVPDVEQVILGENGVIKFAKSGALVVDFSTIGTQAARQIGTQLKQQNFRFLDAPISGGDVGAKQGTLTIMVGGEKADFEECLPYFEAMGKTIRYCGPTGNGQAVKMCNQALCAVHMMALCEAIKMAEKQGIDPNLMIEVCQTGAASSWALANLGPKIVTSDLAPGFAIKHLLKDLRLVQEIMAESHTNLPGVVLADGFLKKVAEMDNGEGKEQGTQAMIRYYNK
- a CDS encoding M42 family metallopeptidase, which encodes MNNYEQLFNTIETLVFHHSPSGVETEIDIFLLEQFKNLGVETWQDKAGNIIAKIPGQDSTKSIAITGHKDEIGAIVKSLEPNGCLKIRNLGGSFPWIYGEGVVDIIGDNETIQGILSFGSRHVSHESPQKFQQENVPLRWENVWVETKCSIEELALAGIRPGSRVVVGKHRKKPIRIKDYIGSYTLDNKASITILLALAQQVKNPPIDVYLVASAKEEVGAIGALYFSQNHRLDALIALEICPLASEYPIQSGENPVLLSQDGYGIYDEGLNQELLEAATIANISIQFAVISGFGSDASIAMKFGHVSRAACLGFPTQNTHGFEITHLGAISNCITLLKTYCYHV